One genomic segment of Vibrio mimicus includes these proteins:
- a CDS encoding DUF4123 domain-containing protein codes for MSQRNTINYWLVVDTIRIPDAISVITNKMKVEQAIVLFAGSDFDYLQDKSPLLLNIGSHSAVLEKWLTLPNFDSSSVIFELDSRHDGFEFTEYLQSLLQVKIDNKACFLRFYTNAFWNQTASQLNDIDIATLLGPAQAIHWVDTAHHRQTLHYPPQVSEPSQAVNLTSPIFKLWV; via the coding sequence ATGAGTCAACGGAATACCATTAATTATTGGTTAGTGGTGGATACGATTCGTATCCCTGATGCGATATCGGTAATCACCAATAAGATGAAAGTCGAGCAAGCGATAGTTTTATTCGCAGGTTCCGATTTTGATTATTTGCAGGACAAAAGCCCATTGCTACTTAACATCGGTAGTCATAGTGCAGTATTAGAAAAGTGGCTAACCCTTCCCAATTTTGACTCAAGTTCAGTGATATTTGAGTTAGATTCTCGCCACGATGGATTTGAATTCACCGAATATTTACAGTCACTACTTCAGGTTAAGATTGATAATAAAGCCTGTTTTTTACGGTTTTATACCAATGCTTTTTGGAATCAAACCGCATCACAGCTGAACGATATAGACATTGCAACCCTATTAGGTCCAGCTCAGGCTATTCATTGGGTGGATACCGCACATCATAGACAAACATTGCACTATCCACCTCAAGTGTCTGAACCTTCTCAAGCCGTTAACCTGACCTCGCCGATTTTTAAGCTGTGGGTGTAA
- a CDS encoding type VI secretion system Vgr family protein, with amino-acid sequence MATLAYSIEVEGLEDETLVVRGFHGQESLSNSVFLEQACYGFRYEVQLASRVSNLTAEQMVDKRAELKLYRNSQLVQRVHGIVRAFSQGDIGHHHTFYELTLVPALERLSLRHNSRIFQKQTVPEILSILLQEMGINDYAFALKRDCVQREFCVQYRESDIDFLHRLAAEEGLVYSFVHEAGKHTLYFSDASDSLSKLPEPIPYNALAGGAIDTPYIQGLTYRTQAEVSEVQLKDYSFKKPAYSFLQTVQGSELDYQQTRYQHFDAPGRYKDDVNGEAFNQIRLDYLRRHAHIATGLSNEPLLRAGYKFDLQEHLDPAMNRDWVVVSINHQGEQPQALQEEGGSGATTYSNQFSLIPGHLHWRAEPQPKPQVDGPMIATVVGPEGEEIFCDEHGRVKIHFPWDRYSNGNEQSSCWVRVSQGWAGSQYGFIAIPRIGHEVIVSFLNGDPDQPIITGRTYHATNTPPYTLPEHKTKTVLRTETHQGEGFNELSFEDQAGKEQIYLHAQKDFDGLIENDHTTVIRHDQHLTVENDQFTQIKHNQHLTVEGESRTLVKLDSSSEIGGSLQQKIGSKVIYDAGTEVHLKAGNKLVLEAGNELTIKAGGSFIKVDAGGVHVVGSAINLNSGGSAGSGSGYGGKVAELPHQMKATPAAPNPLPLQLSAPTMATLAMANVPLAKMCQRQSDGSCPRGDCPCERGAS; translated from the coding sequence ATGGCGACATTAGCGTACAGCATTGAGGTGGAAGGGCTGGAAGATGAGACTCTGGTGGTCAGAGGCTTTCATGGGCAGGAGTCACTCTCTAATAGTGTCTTTTTAGAGCAGGCCTGTTACGGGTTTCGCTACGAAGTGCAACTGGCGAGTCGGGTATCAAACCTCACCGCCGAGCAGATGGTGGATAAGCGTGCTGAGCTCAAGCTTTACCGCAACTCACAACTGGTGCAGCGCGTGCATGGTATTGTGCGCGCTTTCAGTCAAGGCGATATCGGCCATCACCATACTTTCTACGAACTCACTTTAGTCCCTGCCTTAGAGCGTTTATCCCTGCGCCACAATAGCCGCATTTTCCAAAAGCAAACCGTCCCAGAAATTCTCTCTATCTTGCTGCAAGAGATGGGTATCAACGATTACGCTTTTGCGCTCAAGCGTGATTGCGTGCAGCGTGAGTTCTGTGTGCAGTACCGTGAAAGTGATATCGACTTCCTACACCGCCTCGCCGCCGAAGAAGGTTTGGTGTACAGCTTTGTGCATGAAGCGGGCAAACATACCCTTTATTTCAGTGATGCCAGTGACAGCCTAAGCAAACTGCCGGAGCCTATCCCATACAACGCTTTAGCCGGTGGCGCGATAGATACCCCGTATATCCAAGGTTTAACTTATCGTACCCAAGCAGAAGTGAGCGAAGTTCAGCTCAAAGACTACAGCTTCAAAAAGCCGGCGTACTCGTTTTTACAAACCGTGCAGGGCTCTGAGCTAGATTATCAGCAAACCCGTTACCAACACTTTGATGCGCCGGGGCGTTACAAAGACGATGTAAACGGTGAAGCTTTTAACCAAATCCGCTTGGACTACTTGCGCCGCCATGCCCACATTGCGACAGGGCTGAGCAATGAGCCGCTGCTGCGTGCCGGCTATAAGTTTGACCTGCAAGAGCACCTTGACCCCGCGATGAACCGCGATTGGGTGGTAGTGTCGATTAACCACCAAGGTGAGCAGCCGCAAGCGTTACAAGAAGAGGGCGGTAGTGGCGCTACTACTTACAGTAACCAATTTAGCTTAATTCCGGGACATCTCCACTGGCGTGCTGAGCCACAACCTAAACCGCAAGTCGATGGCCCAATGATAGCCACGGTCGTCGGCCCTGAAGGCGAAGAAATCTTCTGTGATGAACATGGGCGGGTGAAAATCCACTTCCCGTGGGACCGTTATTCCAATGGCAATGAGCAGAGTTCATGTTGGGTGCGTGTGTCACAAGGTTGGGCGGGCAGCCAATACGGCTTTATCGCCATTCCGCGCATCGGCCATGAAGTGATTGTTTCTTTCTTAAATGGTGACCCAGACCAACCGATCATCACTGGGCGAACTTATCACGCGACCAATACGCCGCCATACACCTTGCCAGAGCATAAAACCAAAACCGTGCTGCGCACCGAGACTCATCAAGGGGAAGGGTTTAACGAGCTCAGTTTTGAAGACCAAGCGGGCAAAGAGCAAATCTACCTGCATGCACAGAAAGACTTTGATGGTTTGATTGAAAACGACCACACCACGGTCATTCGCCACGACCAACACCTGACCGTTGAAAATGACCAGTTCACCCAGATTAAGCACAACCAACACCTGACGGTCGAGGGGGAAAGTCGTACGCTCGTCAAACTCGACAGCAGCAGCGAAATCGGCGGTTCATTGCAGCAAAAAATTGGCAGCAAAGTGATTTACGATGCAGGTACTGAGGTTCACCTTAAAGCAGGTAACAAACTGGTTTTGGAAGCAGGCAATGAACTTACCATCAAAGCGGGTGGCAGTTTTATCAAAGTCGATGCCGGCGGTGTGCACGTAGTAGGCTCAGCCATTAACCTCAACTCCGGTGGTAGCGCGGGCAGCGGTTCAGGTTATGGCGGTAAAGTGGCCGAGTTGCCACATCAGATGAAGGCCACCCCTGCTGCGCCTAATCCATTACCTCTACAACTTTCAGCGCCCACGATGGCAACCTTAGCAATGGCAAACGTACCGCTTGCAAAAATGTGTCAAAGACAAAGCGATGGCTCATGTCCACGAGGTGATTGTCCATGTGAACGAGGTGCCTCATGA
- the hcp-2 gene encoding type VI secretion system effector Hcp-2, with amino-acid sequence MPTPCYISIDGQTQGLITAGACTADSIGDSFVEGHEDEMLVQQFDHVVTVPTDPQSGQPSGQRVHKPFKFTVALNKAVPLLYNALSSGEKLKTVELKWYRTSIEGKQENFFTTKLENASIVDIHCEMPHCQDPAKSDFTQNVTVSLSYRKITWDHVNAGTSGADDWRKPIEA; translated from the coding sequence ATGCCAACTCCATGTTATATCTCTATCGATGGCCAAACTCAGGGCCTTATCACTGCTGGCGCATGTACTGCTGACTCTATCGGCGATTCATTCGTTGAAGGCCACGAAGATGAGATGCTGGTTCAACAGTTTGACCACGTCGTGACTGTTCCGACTGACCCACAATCAGGTCAGCCTTCAGGCCAACGCGTGCACAAGCCATTCAAATTCACTGTGGCGCTGAACAAAGCGGTTCCTCTGTTGTATAACGCGCTGTCTTCAGGTGAGAAGCTGAAAACCGTTGAGCTGAAATGGTACCGCACGTCTATCGAAGGCAAACAAGAAAACTTCTTCACCACTAAGCTGGAAAATGCGTCTATCGTGGACATCCACTGTGAAATGCCACACTGCCAAGACCCAGCGAAATCTGACTTCACTCAGAATGTGACTGTGTCTCTGTCTTACCGCAAAATCACTTGGGACCACGTTAACGCGGGTACTTCAGGTGCGGATGACTGGCGTAAGCCAATCGAAGCGTAA
- the glgB gene encoding 1,4-alpha-glucan branching protein GlgB, producing the protein MKITKKPFKAEQIYDQLARAAFADPFSFLGPYIPAEQGALRVWMPGANKVELVVEGQPRVALEREGESGFILKDGRNLRFTRYQLAVDWEGTEQLLDDPYQYHTIYAEYDDLHTPKQMYHHMGAQFVTLERDGEAVSGVRFLVYAPHAATCSLIGAFNQWDGRRHPMQRLDYGIWGIFIPGLPEGTQYKFELKGPHGEGLPHKADPWGFYAEQYPSFASVTYDHQSYQWQDSTWQQRPVTEKRKQALSFYELHVGSWKRGENGEFLNYRELADQLVPYLADMGYTHVELMPVAEHPFYGSWGYQPVGLFAPTSRYGSPDDFKYFVDLCHQAGIGVVLDWVPAHFPSDSHGLANFDGTPLFHDPDPRRGWHQDWNSYIYDLGREHVRRFLVANALYWFEMFHIDGIRVDAVASMLYLDYSRSHDQWIPNIDGGRENYDAIATFKWMNEEVYKHFPNAMTIAEESTAFPGVSAPTFMGGLGFGFKWNMGWMHDSLSYIKEDPVHRKYHHNTLTFPLIYAFSENYVLSLSHDEVVYGKRSLMYKMPGDEWQQTANLRAYLGYMYGQPGKKLNFMGTELGQTAEWNHDGQLQWFLTQFERHAGVQRLVRDLNHLYQAQTALHQLDCDPHGFEWRLQDNADLSVIAHERMDEVGERVLVITNFTPVPQQEFRLGVPKEGRYRLLLNTDAKQYNGSDYSVLQEVSSEAVGSEGLDQSLLLRVPPLATLFYQWMAE; encoded by the coding sequence TTGAAGATCACAAAAAAGCCATTTAAGGCTGAACAGATTTATGATCAGTTAGCGCGTGCTGCGTTTGCTGATCCCTTTTCATTTTTAGGTCCTTACATTCCCGCAGAACAAGGCGCACTGCGAGTTTGGATGCCGGGAGCCAATAAAGTTGAGCTGGTGGTTGAAGGGCAACCCCGTGTTGCGTTAGAGCGAGAAGGTGAGAGCGGCTTTATTCTGAAAGATGGCCGTAACCTGCGTTTTACCCGCTACCAATTGGCTGTTGATTGGGAAGGCACAGAGCAGTTACTGGACGACCCATACCAATATCACACCATTTATGCCGAATATGATGATTTGCACACACCGAAGCAGATGTATCACCATATGGGGGCGCAATTTGTCACTTTAGAGCGCGATGGTGAAGCGGTCTCAGGCGTGCGCTTTTTGGTGTACGCTCCTCATGCTGCCACGTGCAGTTTGATTGGCGCATTTAACCAGTGGGATGGGCGCCGTCACCCGATGCAACGCCTTGATTACGGCATTTGGGGGATTTTTATCCCCGGCTTACCGGAAGGCACTCAATATAAATTTGAGTTGAAAGGCCCACACGGAGAAGGCTTACCGCATAAAGCCGATCCGTGGGGATTTTATGCCGAGCAATACCCTTCTTTTGCTTCCGTCACATACGATCATCAAAGCTATCAGTGGCAAGACAGCACATGGCAGCAACGTCCTGTGACCGAAAAGCGTAAACAAGCGCTCTCGTTTTATGAGCTACATGTTGGCTCATGGAAGCGGGGTGAAAACGGCGAGTTTCTTAATTACCGTGAATTGGCCGATCAATTGGTGCCTTATCTGGCTGATATGGGCTATACCCATGTTGAGCTGATGCCCGTGGCGGAGCACCCATTTTATGGCTCTTGGGGCTATCAGCCTGTGGGTTTATTTGCCCCCACTAGTCGTTACGGCTCGCCAGATGATTTCAAATATTTTGTCGATTTGTGCCACCAAGCGGGGATTGGTGTGGTACTTGATTGGGTGCCTGCGCACTTCCCGTCGGATTCTCACGGTCTGGCCAATTTTGATGGCACGCCCTTATTCCATGATCCAGATCCACGCCGCGGCTGGCACCAAGACTGGAACTCTTACATCTACGATCTCGGTCGTGAGCATGTACGCCGTTTCTTAGTTGCTAACGCACTGTATTGGTTTGAGATGTTCCACATCGACGGTATTCGTGTTGATGCGGTGGCTTCGATGCTCTATCTCGATTATTCGCGCAGTCACGATCAATGGATTCCGAATATTGATGGCGGGCGTGAAAACTACGATGCCATCGCCACCTTTAAGTGGATGAATGAGGAGGTGTACAAGCACTTCCCGAATGCGATGACGATTGCCGAAGAATCGACCGCGTTTCCCGGTGTTTCTGCACCGACCTTTATGGGCGGGTTAGGTTTTGGCTTTAAGTGGAACATGGGCTGGATGCACGATAGTTTGTCGTACATTAAAGAAGATCCGGTTCATCGCAAATACCACCACAATACCCTGACTTTCCCGCTGATTTACGCGTTTAGTGAAAACTACGTGCTCTCTTTGTCACACGATGAAGTGGTGTATGGTAAGCGCTCACTTATGTACAAGATGCCGGGTGACGAGTGGCAGCAAACCGCCAACTTGCGTGCTTACTTGGGCTATATGTATGGCCAGCCGGGTAAAAAGCTCAACTTTATGGGTACCGAGTTAGGGCAAACTGCTGAATGGAATCACGATGGTCAGTTGCAGTGGTTTTTGACTCAGTTTGAACGCCATGCTGGGGTTCAGCGCCTAGTGCGTGATTTGAACCATCTGTACCAAGCGCAAACTGCGCTGCATCAGCTTGATTGCGATCCGCATGGTTTCGAGTGGCGTTTGCAAGATAATGCCGATCTCAGTGTGATCGCCCATGAGCGTATGGATGAAGTTGGTGAGCGCGTGTTAGTGATCACCAACTTCACGCCTGTTCCGCAGCAGGAATTTCGCTTAGGCGTTCCCAAAGAGGGACGTTACCGTTTGCTGCTCAATACCGACGCCAAGCAATACAACGGTAGCGATTACTCTGTGTTGCAGGAAGTCAGTAGCGAAGCCGTGGGCAGTGAAGGCTTAGATCAATCCCTGTTATTGCGTGTTCCTCCGCTTGCGACGCTGTTTTATCAGTGGATGGCGGAGTAA